One region of Methanocalculus natronophilus genomic DNA includes:
- a CDS encoding 4Fe-4S binding protein, whose product LCGLGQSAPNPVLSTMNAFKEEYEAYAYRTKKTAYSIDSEKCIGCTKCKRACPVDCIDGKVREKHVITESECIACGACYEACPVDAIIKP is encoded by the coding sequence CGCTTTGTGGTCTTGGTCAATCTGCACCAAATCCAGTCTTATCAACGATGAATGCATTTAAAGAAGAATATGAAGCGTATGCTTACCGCACTAAGAAAACTGCCTACAGCATTGATAGCGAAAAATGTATTGGCTGTACGAAATGTAAGCGTGCTTGTCCGGTTGATTGTATCGATGGAAAAGTTAGAGAAAAACACGTCATAACTGAAAGTGAATGTATTGCATGTGGTGCATGTTATGAAGCATGTCCTGTGGATGCAATCATTAAACCTTAA